In the Helicobacter typhlonius genome, one interval contains:
- the yedF gene encoding sulfurtransferase-like selenium metabolism protein YedF, which yields MQQEIIPNFRLDLQGEPCPYPAVRTLEVLPELKSGEILEVLSDCPQSINNIPIDAKNHGYEVLGVEQLGATIRYLIKKP from the coding sequence ATGCAACAAGAAATTATCCCAAATTTTAGATTAGACTTGCAAGGCGAGCCTTGCCCTTATCCTGCGGTAAGAACTCTGGAGGTTTTGCCCGAGCTTAAAAGTGGCGAGATTTTGGAAGTGCTAAGTGATTGCCCACAAAGCATTAATAATATCCCCATTGATGCGAAAAATCACGGCTATGAAGTGTTAGGAGTAGAGCAGCTAGGAGCCACGATAAGGTATCTTATCAAGAAGCCTTAA
- a CDS encoding BspA family leucine-rich repeat surface protein — protein sequence MKKQIIFGFVFLACVGAVAFGIKALRDSKSLVSENVESVLLQDTQNNIATLNNADSISTGVSQNPNETYILPPIIPEVPLPEGLEAKDFKFNQQDKPHFKHPYDPDNYTYDFPLLELKDSQGHSLFELPDKPTEMMIPVNQKDNEIIYATPYFILKENTLDKSFGVTLIGKNEKAILMFGEIDPEETCCQFYSIPNGLEFSVDFAKVIGDYFIFYDSQSKRTAIARILYDGEKKLAHWWLYNHGYIEVTEDFEINGLLLSDDIFKSVYYDGIYGGQNKSAESEESEVMYIAIDDKGIFHPKDKYELYYLLTSENIDFKNIDTSNITDMSFLYALECELDYDDFFSFWGCMRDKNAPSFQPSDFSHFDVSNVTNMSYMFAGVTWEFDGLNEWDTSKVESMEGMFANASAFNAPLDKWNVSNVKNMQFMFTGAISFNQPLNAWNVSNVKNMSEMFWNAESFNQPLNQWNVENVVNMTYIFKNASTFNQDLNMWKVSRMLEMEYNCDCLAEETFKGTPLESHLPNWVYKLTEKEQAKLESIPKKGIIYYPQDKEELILLLRQPIRIALDHIDTSAITDMAGLFSEYVYYRHSGCQIQKWNVSNVKTMRAMFKDVKSLNCDLSGWDISNVEDMSEMFENTSMSFSLEQWGEQLKSNVKQEAMFKNTPLESNLPQWYRKK from the coding sequence ATGAAAAAACAAATTATCTTTGGATTTGTGTTTTTAGCTTGTGTGGGGGCAGTTGCATTTGGAATAAAGGCATTAAGAGATTCTAAATCTCTTGTTTCTGAAAATGTAGAAAGTGTATTGCTCCAAGATACTCAAAACAATATTGCCACACTCAATAATGCCGATTCTATTTCTACTGGTGTATCTCAAAATCCAAATGAGACTTATATATTACCTCCTATAATCCCAGAAGTGCCACTTCCTGAAGGCTTGGAAGCCAAAGATTTTAAGTTTAACCAACAAGATAAACCTCATTTCAAGCACCCATACGACCCCGATAATTACACTTATGACTTTCCACTATTAGAGTTAAAAGATTCTCAAGGACATTCATTATTTGAACTTCCTGATAAACCCACTGAGATGATGATACCCGTCAATCAAAAAGATAATGAAATCATATATGCTACACCCTATTTTATCCTAAAAGAAAATACTTTAGATAAATCTTTTGGTGTAACACTCATAGGAAAGAATGAAAAAGCTATTTTAATGTTTGGGGAGATAGACCCAGAAGAAACTTGTTGCCAATTTTATTCTATACCCAATGGGCTAGAGTTCAGCGTTGATTTTGCAAAAGTTATAGGGGATTATTTTATTTTTTATGATTCACAAAGCAAACGCACAGCCATAGCAAGAATACTTTATGATGGTGAAAAGAAACTAGCTCATTGGTGGCTTTATAATCACGGCTATATTGAAGTTACTGAAGATTTTGAAATAAATGGTCTTTTGTTGTCAGATGATATTTTTAAGTCTGTATATTATGATGGTATTTATGGAGGACAAAATAAATCCGCAGAATCTGAAGAATCCGAAGTAATGTATATAGCTATTGACGACAAGGGTATCTTTCACCCAAAGGATAAATATGAGCTCTATTACCTTCTCACCTCTGAAAATATTGATTTTAAAAATATTGACACAAGCAACATTACAGATATGAGCTTTTTGTATGCCTTAGAATGCGAGCTTGATTATGATGATTTCTTCTCCTTTTGGGGGTGTATGCGAGATAAAAATGCACCAAGTTTCCAGCCTAGTGATTTTTCACATTTTGATGTCAGCAATGTTACCAATATGTCATATATGTTTGCAGGAGTAACTTGGGAGTTTGATGGACTTAATGAATGGGATACCTCTAAGGTAGAAAGTATGGAGGGTATGTTTGCGAATGCGAGCGCATTCAATGCACCTTTGGATAAATGGAATGTAAGTAATGTTAAAAATATGCAATTTATGTTTACAGGAGCAATAAGTTTTAATCAACCATTAAATGCGTGGAATGTCAGCAATGTAAAAAATATGAGCGAAATGTTTTGGAATGCAGAGAGTTTTAATCAACCTCTTAACCAATGGAATGTGGAAAATGTTGTAAATATGACATACATATTTAAAAATGCCTCTACCTTTAATCAAGACTTAAATATGTGGAAAGTCTCGCGTATGCTTGAAATGGAATATAATTGTGATTGTCTTGCGGAAGAAACTTTTAAGGGCACACCTTTAGAATCTCATTTGCCAAATTGGGTTTACAAGCTGACAGAGAAAGAACAAGCAAAGCTTGAAAGCATACCCAAGAAAGGAATTATATATTACCCACAAGATAAAGAGGAGCTTATTTTATTGTTGAGACAACCCATACGAATAGCTCTTGATCATATTGATACGAGTGCTATTACAGATATGGCAGGATTATTTTCTGAATATGTCTATTATCGTCATTCTGGTTGCCAAATACAAAAGTGGAATGTGAGTAATGTTAAAACAATGAGGGCTATGTTTAAAGATGTAAAATCATTGAATTGCGATTTGAGTGGGTGGGATATTTCTAATGTAGAGGATATGAGTGAGATGTTTGAAAACACTTCAATGTCTTTTTCGCTTGAACAATGGGGAGAGCAGCTAAAGAGCAATGTAAAACAAGAGGCGATGTTTAAAAATACACCTTTAGAATCTAATCTACCACAATGGTATAGAAAAAAGTAA
- a CDS encoding outer membrane beta-barrel protein: protein MKTIKKCVLSSAVALALASSASFAEESGAFVGVGVGYGGSQVKSGEKMNLDGISYEIIAGYKQFFTPNFGLRYYANFAYADASGKPKDSSEKIKGNVMDYGVNVDALYNFVTGGTDFGAFLGLGLGANTWGGKSFKDAKMDKTGFNLALNVGLRSVIAQHHSMEIAARVPFIATTLQAAATGTPKMTGSHTYNVGVRYIFSF from the coding sequence ATGAAAACAATCAAAAAATGTGTGCTAAGCTCTGCGGTAGCTTTAGCTCTTGCGAGTTCTGCTTCTTTTGCTGAAGAAAGTGGCGCATTTGTAGGTGTAGGTGTGGGCTATGGCGGCTCTCAAGTAAAATCTGGTGAAAAGATGAACCTTGATGGCATAAGCTATGAAATCATTGCTGGTTATAAGCAATTCTTTACTCCTAACTTTGGATTGCGCTATTATGCAAACTTTGCATATGCAGATGCAAGTGGAAAACCAAAAGACTCAAGTGAGAAAATCAAAGGCAATGTAATGGATTATGGTGTAAATGTTGATGCACTTTATAATTTTGTTACAGGTGGCACAGATTTTGGTGCATTCTTAGGACTTGGACTTGGTGCTAATACTTGGGGTGGCAAATCTTTCAAAGATGCAAAGATGGATAAGACAGGGTTTAACCTTGCACTTAATGTCGGTTTAAGAAGTGTGATTGCTCAACATCATAGTATGGAAATCGCTGCTCGTGTGCCTTTTATCGCTACGACATTGCAAGCAGCAGCAACAGGCACACCAAAAATGACAGGCTCACATACTTATAATGTAGGTGTAAGATATATTTTTAGTTTCTAA
- a CDS encoding NAD(P)H-binding protein has protein sequence MAFTAYASYPLFAQNVKSQSTQGKDERLKVLIIGANGSVARVATTMFLQNTNVDLKLYLRNSKRLSHLKSARVEVVEGNALDENALKKAMSDVNVVYANLYGTPTPQMARFSLVFIKKICPQIKHKP, from the coding sequence GTGGCATTCACAGCTTATGCGTCTTATCCACTTTTCGCACAAAATGTGAAATCCCAAAGCACACAAGGCAAAGATGAAAGGCTCAAAGTGCTGATTATCGGTGCGAATGGGAGTGTCGCAAGGGTAGCTACTACGATGTTTTTACAAAACACCAATGTAGATTTGAAACTTTATTTACGAAACTCAAAGCGACTTTCCCACCTCAAAAGTGCGCGTGTGGAAGTAGTGGAGGGTAATGCACTTGATGAAAATGCGCTCAAAAAGGCAATGAGTGATGTCAATGTCGTCTATGCGAATCTTTATGGCACACCCACGCCGCAAATGGCAAGATTCTCACTCGTATTTATAAAAAAGATATGCCCTCAAATCAAGCACAAGCCTTAA
- a CDS encoding NAD(P)H-dependent oxidoreductase codes for MQALLLNGLKQFGMDSGRLSQTLHDVAKQTLENLGFEILQTHIDKGYEEQVEVQKWLQSDAIIYQMPAWWMGEPWIVKKYIDEVYMEGAGILFKNDGRSRKDESLKYGSGGLSQGKRVMFSVTWNAPLGVFTEKNGFFEGVGVDGVYLHLHKAHEFMGMQALPSFICNDVVKNPQVEQYIKDYEAHLKKVFDK; via the coding sequence ATGCAAGCATTATTACTCAATGGCTTAAAACAATTTGGAATGGATAGCGGGAGGCTTAGCCAAACTTTGCACGATGTCGCAAAGCAGACTTTAGAGAATCTTGGCTTTGAGATTTTGCAAACGCATATTGATAAGGGTTATGAGGAGCAAGTAGAGGTGCAAAAATGGCTTCAAAGCGATGCAATCATCTATCAAATGCCTGCGTGGTGGATGGGCGAGCCTTGGATTGTGAAAAAATACATTGATGAGGTTTATATGGAGGGTGCGGGGATTCTCTTTAAAAACGATGGGCGCAGCCGCAAAGATGAGAGCTTAAAATATGGCAGCGGGGGCTTGTCTCAAGGCAAAAGGGTAATGTTTAGCGTTACTTGGAATGCACCGCTTGGGGTTTTTACAGAAAAAAATGGATTTTTTGAGGGAGTGGGGGTAGATGGCGTGTATTTGCATTTACACAAAGCACACGAGTTTATGGGAATGCAGGCTTTGCCAAGCTTTATCTGTAATGATGTTGTCAAAAATCCGCAAGTGGAACAATATATCAAAGACTATGAAGCGCATTTGAAAAAGGTTTTTGACAAATAG
- a CDS encoding M48 family metalloprotease: MDIKSILFYFFENPFLSTIPLSVKILLMALTIGILIGLVEKFKDKQAFSLEIIYIISALFILILLTNSSSQIVDFIRSFADIRTSLGFDVPTWYFFNIKTLIALLVFVAFCTLILFFITRAILGREVKLSNTFWEHKDAAQFKILWCNALFFIMLFLIFLTAFSCFGLIFTLLDNPSRFNVAVPHSYSFDFPPRRMVLVADNSTQNFLISLALAFVLVAVIFCTFIFQQFSLAKHSIDKLAKTLNATEITESSSLKQKERMLLNVIAEMAIASSCPMPRVFILKEEKGINAMCSGEYFGKEKEKIAIFVTQGALNTLSRDELQGVIGHEFSHAFHRDVALNLRIFALVFALSCVVVVGEVLLRAVSNSSTRTSRSKNDGKAFALLVAIALVFFALGYIGMLFAQIIQAAISRQKEFLADASSTQYTRNPQGIKSALQKIAQVSSTYEASEDSPKKPTYLTNPKASSCAHMFFLPCRAMIFATHPPLEQRILRLEQMGAKI, from the coding sequence ATGGATATAAAATCTATCCTTTTTTATTTTTTTGAAAATCCCTTTCTTTCAACTATTCCTTTAAGCGTTAAGATTCTGCTTATGGCTCTTACGATTGGAATATTAATAGGCTTAGTTGAAAAATTTAAGGATAAACAAGCATTTTCTTTGGAGATTATTTACATTATTTCTGCACTATTCATTTTAATTTTACTAACCAATTCTTCTTCACAAATTGTAGATTTCATAAGATCTTTTGCAGACATACGCACATCTTTAGGTTTTGATGTGCCCACTTGGTATTTTTTTAATATCAAAACCCTCATTGCACTTCTTGTCTTTGTCGCATTCTGCACACTCATTTTATTTTTTATCACACGTGCTATTTTGGGTAGGGAAGTGAAGCTATCCAATACATTTTGGGAGCATAAAGACGCTGCACAATTTAAGATTTTATGGTGCAATGCTCTCTTTTTCATAATGCTTTTTTTGATTTTTTTGACTGCTTTTTCTTGCTTTGGACTGATTTTTACTTTGCTAGATAATCCTAGTCGGTTCAATGTAGCTGTGCCACATTCTTATTCTTTTGATTTCCCACCTAGAAGAATGGTTCTTGTAGCGGATAATTCTACTCAAAATTTTCTTATTTCTCTAGCTTTAGCATTTGTCTTAGTTGCGGTGATTTTTTGCACCTTTATTTTTCAACAATTCTCTTTGGCAAAACATAGCATTGACAAACTCGCAAAAACACTCAATGCCACAGAAATTACAGAATCTAGTAGTTTAAAACAAAAAGAACGAATGCTTTTAAATGTTATCGCGGAAATGGCAATCGCCTCCTCTTGCCCAATGCCACGCGTGTTTATTCTCAAAGAGGAGAAAGGTATTAACGCAATGTGTAGCGGGGAATATTTTGGCAAAGAGAAAGAAAAAATAGCGATTTTTGTAACGCAAGGTGCGCTAAATACTCTAAGTCGAGATGAGTTGCAAGGCGTGATAGGGCACGAGTTTTCACACGCTTTTCATCGTGATGTTGCGCTCAATCTTAGAATCTTCGCGCTTGTATTTGCATTAAGTTGCGTAGTGGTGGTGGGTGAAGTGTTGCTTAGGGCGGTGAGCAATAGCTCCACAAGGACTTCTCGCTCTAAAAATGATGGTAAAGCCTTTGCTTTACTCGTTGCCATTGCGCTTGTGTTTTTTGCACTTGGATATATTGGTATGCTCTTTGCGCAAATCATTCAAGCGGCAATTTCGCGTCAAAAGGAATTTCTAGCTGATGCCTCAAGCACACAATACACACGCAATCCTCAAGGTATAAAATCCGCTCTGCAAAAAATTGCACAGGTTTCAAGCACTTATGAAGCAAGTGAAGATTCTCCCAAAAAGCCCACCTATCTTACCAACCCTAAAGCAAGTTCTTGCGCACATATGTTTTTCCTACCTTGTCGTGCTATGATTTTTGCCACGCACCCACCCTTAGAGCAAAGAATCCTCCGCCTAGAACAAATGGGTGCAAAGATATAG
- a CDS encoding LemA family protein encodes MVFGSILIIVGIIAFGVIWLIGAYNSLVTLKNRAQNAFSQIDVQLKRRYDLIPNLIEIAKKYLSHEQETLMKVIEARNTAKGALDNVAKNAPDAINALNSAEKSLQNALMNFNMTMEAYPDLKSNTTMMQLSEELASTENKIAFARQAYNDNVTNFNTYKQTFPVNIIVGFFSQFAQDLPLLEFEEKREVLNQAPKVQF; translated from the coding sequence ATGGTATTTGGGAGTATTCTTATCATTGTTGGTATTATTGCTTTTGGAGTGATATGGCTTATTGGTGCTTATAATTCTCTAGTAACCTTAAAAAACCGCGCACAAAATGCTTTTTCGCAAATTGATGTGCAACTCAAGCGGCGATATGATTTAATCCCAAATCTCATTGAAATCGCTAAAAAATACCTAAGCCACGAGCAAGAAACTTTGATGAAAGTCATAGAGGCAAGAAACACTGCAAAAGGCGCATTAGACAATGTTGCAAAAAATGCACCCGATGCTATCAATGCACTGAATAGTGCTGAAAAATCTTTGCAAAACGCCTTGATGAATTTCAATATGACAATGGAAGCCTACCCTGACTTAAAGTCAAATACTACGATGATGCAGCTAAGTGAGGAGTTAGCTTCCACAGAGAATAAAATTGCTTTTGCGCGTCAAGCCTATAATGATAATGTAACAAATTTCAATACCTATAAACAAACCTTTCCAGTTAATATTATTGTGGGATTCTTTTCACAATTCGCGCAAGATTTACCTCTGCTAGAGTTTGAGGAGAAGCGCGAGGTATTAAACCAAGCGCCCAAAGTGCAGTTTTGA
- a CDS encoding flavodoxin: MKALVAFFSASGITREVALALAEVADAKLYEIIPAVPYSKVDLDWRDEQSRSTKECKDKASRPQIAKDIEISSYDIIFIGFPIWWYSAPQIIFTFLESHDFKGKVIVPFCTSGGSDLSNAPRDMQNCAPNAIFKEGKRFNFGTSKAKLTKWLEGLGI, translated from the coding sequence ATGAAAGCATTAGTCGCATTTTTTAGCGCGAGTGGAATCACAAGGGAAGTTGCTTTAGCCTTAGCAGAGGTGGCAGATGCAAAGCTTTATGAGATAATCCCCGCAGTGCCTTATAGCAAGGTGGATTTGGATTGGAGAGATGAGCAAAGCCGCAGCACAAAAGAGTGTAAAGACAAAGCCTCGCGTCCGCAAATCGCTAAAGACATAGAGATTTCAAGCTACGACATCATATTCATTGGATTCCCCATTTGGTGGTATAGTGCGCCACAGATTATTTTCACATTTTTAGAATCTCACGATTTTAAGGGCAAAGTCATCGTGCCTTTTTGCACAAGTGGCGGAAGTGATTTGAGTAATGCCCCGCGCGATATGCAAAATTGCGCTCCTAATGCAATTTTTAAAGAGGGCAAACGCTTTAACTTCGGCACAAGCAAGGCAAAACTCACAAAATGGCTTGAGGGTTTAGGGATTTAA
- a CDS encoding MerR family transcriptional regulator encodes MNFTILEAEHKSGIPSRKIRFWLDKGLFPRIYKDKNGTRLFNPKDIDWLCWINLYRELGMSIKELKYYKDLCDKGDETLKERLKIIQAQKKKNLAQLAKAKENIAMLEYKEQLYTDLIENGVDYRHSSFSECKRVLKEQVKKQK; translated from the coding sequence ATGAATTTCACCATTTTAGAAGCAGAGCATAAAAGCGGCATTCCCTCACGCAAGATTCGCTTTTGGCTAGATAAAGGACTTTTTCCACGCATTTATAAGGACAAAAACGGCACACGGCTTTTTAATCCAAAAGATATTGATTGGCTCTGTTGGATTAACCTTTATCGTGAGCTTGGAATGAGTATTAAAGAGCTTAAATATTACAAAGATTTGTGTGATAAGGGCGATGAAACATTAAAAGAGCGATTAAAAATCATTCAAGCGCAAAAGAAAAAGAATCTCGCCCAACTTGCAAAAGCTAAGGAAAATATCGCAATGCTTGAATACAAAGAGCAGCTTTATACAGATTTGATTGAAAATGGAGTGGATTATCGGCATTCTAGCTTTAGCGAGTGCAAAAGGGTTTTGAAAGAACAGGTGAAAAAGCAAAAATGA
- a CDS encoding aldo/keto reductase, with the protein MQEHFTPQGTALHSRRTFLKTSAALATMAFLGAQTFANAKEAKMTKTAIPQRKIGDFKVSAIGLGCMGMSANHGPARDKKEMIKLLHKAVDLGYTFFDTAEVYGPHTNEELLGEALKGYKDKIIINTKFGFYYPFGKQQLDSSRKSIMRAVDGSLKRLQRDCIDLYTQHRVDIDTPIEEVAGTMKDLVKMGKIKAWALGEAGIKTIERAHKVFAPVAMQSQYSMAFRELEQNGIMDTCQKLGITIVAYSPLDRGFLGGDFTKDTKFHPTLDFRASMPRYTKEALEANQSVIEFIKKVAQSKSINGKPASVAQVALAWILSNKSFVIPIPETTKIHRLEENLNASLLHFSLNELKEINKELSKIVIIGDRYAPNSDAAKSVGL; encoded by the coding sequence ATGCAAGAACATTTCACACCACAGGGCACGGCTTTGCATTCAAGACGCACATTTTTAAAGACAAGCGCAGCACTTGCCACAATGGCATTTTTAGGCGCACAAACTTTTGCAAATGCTAAGGAGGCAAAAATGACAAAAACAGCAATTCCACAAAGAAAAATTGGCGATTTCAAAGTCTCCGCGATTGGCTTAGGTTGTATGGGAATGAGCGCAAATCACGGACCGGCAAGAGATAAAAAAGAGATGATTAAGCTTTTGCATAAAGCGGTGGATTTGGGATATACATTCTTTGATACCGCTGAAGTGTATGGACCACACACCAATGAGGAGCTTTTGGGCGAGGCTTTGAAAGGCTATAAAGACAAAATTATCATCAATACCAAATTTGGCTTTTACTATCCCTTTGGCAAACAACAGCTAGATTCTAGCCGCAAGTCTATTATGCGCGCAGTTGATGGGAGCTTGAAACGATTGCAAAGGGATTGCATTGACCTCTATACGCAACACAGAGTGGATATTGATACGCCTATTGAGGAAGTGGCAGGGACGATGAAAGATTTAGTCAAAATGGGCAAAATCAAAGCGTGGGCGTTAGGCGAAGCAGGGATTAAGACAATAGAGAGGGCGCACAAAGTCTTTGCCCCTGTGGCAATGCAGAGTCAATACTCTATGGCATTCCGTGAATTAGAGCAAAATGGCATAATGGACACTTGCCAAAAGCTAGGAATCACGATTGTTGCTTATTCTCCACTTGATAGAGGATTTTTAGGTGGGGATTTCACCAAAGATACGAAATTTCACCCTACCCTTGACTTCCGCGCGTCTATGCCTCGCTACACCAAAGAAGCCCTAGAGGCAAATCAAAGTGTGATTGAATTTATCAAAAAGGTAGCACAGAGCAAAAGCATTAATGGCAAACCTGCAAGTGTCGCGCAAGTCGCCTTAGCGTGGATTCTTTCAAACAAAAGCTTTGTCATTCCAATCCCTGAAACCACGAAAATCCACAGACTAGAGGAGAATCTTAACGCAAGTTTATTGCACTTTAGCCTTAACGAGCTAAAAGAAATCAATAAGGAATTAAGCAAGATTGTCATCATAGGGGATAGATACGCACCCAATAGCGATGCGGCAAAGAGTGTGGGGCTGTGA
- a CDS encoding site-specific DNA-methyltransferase, whose amino-acid sequence MFDFFSSFQSPQDFLKLPLRRELQGDYNQKNLLIFDDNCNAMQNLLQNQSFNQGKTFKNSIDLVYIDPPFATNNTFRLGSTMSASLDSQIAYKDKFNLESYLEFLYYRLILIKELMSEKGSLYLHIDDKVGHYVKILCDEIFGREHFISDIARIKCNPKNFKRKAYGNVKDRILFYVKSNQYVWNEVCEEITKNDLHKRFKKQDERGYYTTIPLHAPGVTQKGESGQEWNGLKPPEGRHWRCSLNELDKLEKAGLIEWSKNGVPRKKVYAKDCKGKKIQDIWEFKDTQSPMYPTQKNNAMLKRIIQMSSNVDSLVMDCFCGSGGFLRESFLLGRNFIGIDESKEAIKINQQNLCKCEYGFLKNMQEITKESKDNYSSRIINEVESINRVVLSTL is encoded by the coding sequence ATGTTTGATTTTTTTAGCTCTTTTCAATCTCCGCAAGATTTTCTAAAACTTCCATTACGCAGAGAATTGCAAGGGGATTACAATCAAAAAAATTTGCTTATTTTTGATGATAATTGCAATGCTATGCAAAATCTCTTGCAAAATCAAAGCTTTAATCAGGGGAAAACCTTTAAAAATAGTATTGATTTAGTCTATATTGACCCTCCTTTTGCCACAAATAATACCTTTAGACTAGGAAGCACGATGAGCGCGAGTTTAGATTCACAAATTGCTTATAAAGATAAATTTAATTTAGAATCTTATTTGGAATTTCTCTACTATCGTTTAATATTAATCAAAGAATTAATGAGCGAAAAGGGGAGTTTGTATTTACACATTGATGACAAGGTGGGACATTATGTCAAAATCCTCTGTGATGAGATTTTTGGGAGAGAGCATTTTATTAGTGATATTGCGCGCATTAAATGTAATCCTAAAAACTTTAAACGCAAAGCCTATGGGAATGTCAAAGATAGAATCTTATTTTATGTAAAAAGCAATCAATATGTTTGGAATGAAGTTTGTGAGGAAATCACAAAAAATGATTTACATAAACGATTTAAAAAGCAAGATGAAAGAGGATACTATACTACGATTCCGCTTCACGCACCCGGAGTTACGCAAAAGGGAGAAAGCGGACAAGAATGGAATGGCTTAAAACCTCCAGAGGGCAGACATTGGCGTTGCTCTTTAAACGAGTTAGATAAGCTAGAAAAAGCCGGACTGATTGAGTGGAGCAAAAATGGAGTGCCTAGAAAAAAGGTGTATGCAAAAGATTGCAAGGGTAAAAAGATTCAAGATATTTGGGAGTTTAAAGACACGCAAAGCCCTATGTATCCTACACAGAAAAACAATGCAATGCTAAAAAGAATAATCCAAATGTCCTCTAATGTGGATTCCTTAGTAATGGATTGCTTTTGTGGAAGCGGAGGATTTTTGAGAGAATCTTTTTTGCTTGGGCGAAACTTTATAGGCATTGATGAGAGCAAAGAAGCAATTAAGATTAATCAACAAAATCTTTGTAAATGTGAATATGGGTTTTTAAAAAATATGCAAGAAATCACAAAAGAGTCTAAAGACAACTATTCTAGTAGAATCATCAACGAAGTAGAGAGCATTAACCGAGTGGTATTAAGCACACTATAA
- a CDS encoding restriction endonuclease, whose product MNHFLSQSIELANQRNYLDQLFRVYPMSPDNIREIDSIKWDRFEKAFNANEQEKIIESLLDFDLFPIKDSYIAYLRRDKSAIKRNPATIARICGRLKEMGLNKIYENLSQPKETNRQIGPLFKRWVNSGILGVQPVSLEIFKNTNENAILNASDLAMQEFAKEHLGYTRLKGLDFIARFNGKMIIGEAKFLSDFGGHQNAQLEDAMSLLNTPLTQNIIKVAILDGVCYIQGKNKMFETLTSIYQNHNVLSALLLRDFLYQV is encoded by the coding sequence ATGAACCATTTTCTAAGCCAAAGTATAGAACTAGCGAATCAAAGAAATTATTTAGACCAGCTTTTTAGAGTATATCCTATGAGCCCGGATAATATAAGAGAGATAGATTCTATCAAATGGGATAGATTTGAAAAAGCCTTTAACGCAAATGAGCAAGAAAAAATAATAGAATCTTTGCTTGATTTTGATTTGTTTCCTATCAAGGATTCTTATATCGCATATCTAAGGCGTGATAAGAGCGCAATCAAAAGAAATCCCGCAACGATAGCAAGAATTTGTGGGAGATTAAAAGAAATGGGATTAAATAAAATTTACGAAAATCTCTCACAACCAAAAGAAACGAATCGCCAAATAGGACCGCTTTTTAAGCGGTGGGTTAATAGTGGTATTTTAGGAGTCCAGCCTGTTAGTCTAGAGATATTTAAGAATACTAACGAAAATGCTATCTTAAACGCTTCAGATTTGGCTATGCAAGAATTTGCAAAAGAACATTTGGGCTATACTCGTTTAAAAGGCTTAGATTTCATCGCAAGATTTAATGGGAAAATGATTATCGGCGAGGCAAAGTTTCTAAGTGATTTTGGCGGACATCAAAATGCCCAGCTTGAGGACGCAATGAGTTTGCTTAACACCCCTTTAACGCAAAATATTATCAAAGTAGCAATTTTAGATGGAGTATGTTATATTCAAGGTAAAAACAAAATGTTTGAAACACTCACAAGCATTTATCAAAATCATAATGTTTTATCTGCTCTCCTCTTAAGAGACTTTCTCTATCAGGTGTAG